A genomic stretch from Ananas comosus cultivar F153 unplaced genomic scaffold, ASM154086v1, whole genome shotgun sequence includes:
- the LOC109704772 gene encoding phytosulfokine receptor 1-like: MGNSSELPCFFFFFFFSLLSPHSCSQSQQSCDSSDLNALQGFVEGLQSSDLGWSFNESSSSNCCTWVGISCDLGSALVKRVIGLDLSNKSLKGSVSSSLGGLDQLKQLNLSYNSLRGQVPAELFHLPHLELLDLSMNMLSGLIPAESNLSSIQVFNISFNSFNGTHLILAGSSNLSVYDVSSNSFWGPVDTGICNSSDSIQLLRFSANMFSGDFPAGFGNCGSLSELSLNTNGLTGTLPDDLFTLSSLTKLNLQGNALSGTVSTNIRNLSNLVHVEISFNNFSGVIPDVFDSLSELEYFAAFSNKLTGGLPPSLSNCSTLALLILGNNSLTGTIALNFRALPRLKHLILAWNFFSGCIPPDLPNCTQMQRLNLGTNNLVGEIPSSFKNFTSLAILWLSVNNFSNLFSALQILQSLPSLTDLALFENFHGGELFQLILGTTNPAELAQSYRPCAL, translated from the exons ATGGGAAACAGCAGCGAACTcccctgcttcttcttcttcttcttcttctccctcctctctccccATAGCTGTTCTCAGAGCCAACAAAGCTGCGACTCGAGCGATTTGAATGCGCTCCAGGGCTTTGTGGAAGGGCTCCAATCGAGTGATCTTGGGTGGAGCTTTAATGAGTCGTCTTCTTCAAATTGCTGTACTTGGGTTGGAATATCCTGTGATTTGGGCTCTGCTCTGGTGAAGAGGGTGATTGGTTTGGATCTCTCCAATAAGAGTTTAAAGGGCTCCGTCTCTTCTTCTCTTGGCGGATTAGATCAATTGAAGCAGCTCAATCTCTCCTACAATTCCCTCCGTGGACAGGTTCCTGCAGAGCTATTCCATCTCCCCCATTTGGAGCTCCTCGATCTCAGTATGAACATGTTATCTGGGCTTATCCCTGCCGAATCGAACCTATCGTCGATTCAGGTATTCAACATCTCCTTCAATTCATTCAACGGCACGCACCTGATCCTCGCCGGATCGAGCAATCTATCAGTCTACGACGTCAGCTCGAACAGCTTCTGGGGCCCCGTCGATACAGGTATTTGCAATTCCTCTGATTCCATTCAACTGCTTCGGTTCTCGGCGAACATGTTCTCCGGCGACTTCCCCGCCGGCTTTGGGAACTGCGGTTCCCTTTCCGAGCTCTCGCTCAATACAAACGGCCTCACCGGAACTTTGCCTGATGATCTTTTTACACTATCTTCATTAACCAAACTAAACCTTCAAGGGAATGCACTCTCTGGTACTGTGAGCACAAACATTAGAAACCTTTCCAACCTTGTTCATGTAGAAATTTCCTTCAATAACTTTTCCGGGGTGATCCCGGATGTATTTGATAGCCTAAGTGAGCTAGAGTACTTCGCTGCTTTTTCCAATAAACTCACTGGGGGTTTGCCCCCTTCTTTGTCTAACTGTTCGACACTTGCTCTTCTTATCCTGGGAAATAACTCTCTTACTGGAACTATTGCTCTTAACTTTCGAGCCTTGCCAAGGTTAAAGCACCTCATCCTTGCATGGAATTTCTTTTCCGGTTGTATCCCTCCCGATCTTCCCAATTGCACACAAATGCAGCGCTTAAATCTTGGCACGAACAATCTAGTAGGCGAAATACCCTCTAGCTTCAAGAACTTCACCTCTCTAGCCATTCTCTGGCTCTCCGTTAACAACTTTTCCAACTTATTCTCGGCACTACAA ATCCTGCAGAGCTTGCCCAGTCTTACAGACCTTGCGCTCTTTGAGAACTTTCACGGCGGCGAACTTTTCCAACTTATTCTCGGCACTACAAATCCTGCAGAGCTTGCCCAGTCTTACAGACCTTGCGCTCTTTGA